GAAAACCATAACTACCCAAAAAGGATTTTTTAAAATCCTCGCTGTTCCAAATATCTAATTCATTAGCTGTTAAAGCAAATGAGACACTTATCTGACATAAAGCTATTATTAGTGTTAAAATAAATTTCATTTTCAACTCTTTCATTTTCTTCATTCTAATTATCTAAGTTCTTCAAGATGGAGGCACAAAACTAATGGGCACTTTCATTTTCATGGCCACTTTCTTCCCATCACGCTCACCTGGTTCAAATTTCCATTTCCTGACTGCGTCTACCGCCGCTTTACCAAAAGCAGGATGATCAGACTTAATCGCCTTCGGGCTTTGCACGCGACCATCTTTTCCAACAATAAAGGTAATAATTGCTCTTCCCTTGAGCTTTTTCTTTTGCAACTCTGGAGGGTAAACAGGCAGCCCCTGGAAAACAGCTTGCGCTGGCTTGTCTAGCTCCGCCATTGAGAATGCTTTATCACCGGCCTCTTTCATCTGTTTATTGACTACATCACCAATATTCAGGCTCATACCAAAGTCACCACCTACTCCACCCATACCACTATTCAAAGCGAGCTCTAATTGATCTAAGGTCAAAGGTGGAGGCTCCTCATCTAGCTGAGGGGGCGGAGGTTCTTCCTCTTCTTCTGGCTCCGGCTCTTCCTCCTCTGGTGGAGGCGGCGGAGGCGGTGGAAGCTGCGCCATTTCTACCTCCCTTATGGTTCTATCCTTCCCCAACCCACCGGCAATTTTCTGGAAAATGGGTAGCATCAAAAAAACAACCAAGGTCATGCCCGCGGCTGCACCTAAAACAGCTACCCAACGAAAAACTAAACCAGTCTTTGATCGTTTCTTTTGCATAAAAGTTAAAAATCGATACTAATTAATGGTGCCAATACTTACCTTAGTGGCGCCGCCCAATTTTGCCTCATCAATAACCCGAACCATCAAACCGGCATTACTGTTTTTATCTGATTGAATGATAACAGGCACATCTTCTTGCCTGATCTTGCGTCTTACTAAAGATTGAATACCAGATAAACCAAGATTGGTTTGTTCATGAAGAATTCTACCATCTTCGGTAATAGCAATGAGGATACTGTTATTCTCATCAGATGCGGATGCAGCCGCTTGAGGCTTATCCACTTCCACACCTTTTTCTTCCACGAAAACAGTCGTTACGATAAAAAAAATCAGTAGAATAAAGACACAGTCAATCAATGGTGACATATCTACGCCCCCTTCATCTCCATCACTTTCTCTCAATCCAAAACGTTTCATTTCACTATGACTCCTACGATTTCTAATTAAGAGTAGCTATACTAATCTTAATGGCTCCGCCCAGTTTTGCCTCATCGATCACTCGAACGGTCAAACCCGCATTCCCTTTCTGATCTGCTTGAATAATGACTGGCATATTTTCTTGTCTCGTCATACGCCTGACTAGAGGTTGTACGCCAGCCACGCCGATATTGTTACCGCCATAAACAATGTCCCCTTCTTCGGTAATAGCGATGAGGATACTATTTTTCTCCAGGGATACAGAAGATACTGCTTGCGGTTTATTTACTTCTACACCCGTTTCTTCAACGAATACAGTCGTCACAATAAAAAAGATCAGCAAAATAAAGACACAGTCAATGAGTGGAGACATATCTACATCTGCTTCGTCCCCATCACTTTCACTTGACCCAAAACGTCTCATGAAACTGTTAACTCTGTTGGTTTGTCTTGTAATGATTCTTTATAAAAAAATTGTGTGCACTGTGTTTCCAAGTGAGCAAGAAACCCTTCATACTTCTGAACATTGCGACGCAGATAATAATGAACAAAGTAACCAGGCAGTGCTACTGTAAGTCCAGCTTGCGTCGTGATGAGTGCTAGAGAAATACCATTCGCCATCGCTTCCATCGTTTGATCCCCTCCAGAACCTGATGAGATGGATTTAAAGGTCACCAGCATTCCAATCACTGTTCCTAGCAAACCAACCAGCGGGGCTGCGGCAATACAAGTTTTCATAAAACGAAGCTGCCCTATGAAAGGCCGCAACTCTGTCGACCTTACCTCATCAAAGTGCTTCTCTATTTCGGCAATATTTTTTGACTGCATGACAAAACGAATAAGATCACCCAGGTATCCTTGACCTAACTCAGGATCTCTTATCCATGGTCCCCATTTCGATTCAGGCATCTTAAAACGCTTCTCTTTGAGACCCAGAAAGACATCAACAGCCAAGATGAACATGATGAAGCAGATGCCTGCTAAACCGAGCATGCTCCATTCTCCTTGCACCCAAAATCCCCAAGCTTCTTCTAAGGAAATCATTTGATCACCTCCTGCAAGAAATTAATACTCATCCGATGTTCCAGCACCTGCTGCAACTTTAGGAGTCTTAGGGATTGGAACAGATCTAGCCACAGCTTTCGTCTTGGTCGATTGCTCAGACTCAACCATTCCCGCAGGAACCATAGGTGAAATAGGAGGGACTAGAATCTGGTTAGGCGAAGAAGCTGGAGATGTTTGAATAGTGATTGTGGGGCTAGCATCTCTTCCGTCACTTGCCTCATGGGCCTCAACAGAAACACTACCATTTGCACGACGACTGATCGTATTCACAAAGGAAATAGCGGCTTTCTCCATGTTATCAACAATACCCTTTGCCTTCCGGTTTAAATAAGAGGCAGCGATTACCGATGGAATCGCTACAATCAAACCCCACTTCGTTGTAAGAAGTGCTTCTGAGATACCCCCTGAGAGCATTTTTGCATCACCAGTTCCATATATAGTTATCATTTTAAAGGTATTGATCATACCTGTCACTGTTCCTAAAAGACCCAATAGTGGAGCTGCAGCAGCACTCAATGCCACGAAAGCTATGAAACTCTGCAACTTCAGCTTAGTCTCCATCACCACCTCGAACATGACTTCCTCAATTAAGTCTTTAGGCTCCCTAATGTGGTCGACCGCTGCTCTTAACATCTCACCCATAGGTCCCTTAAAGCCCGCAACATATGACTTCGCCTGATCGAAATTTCCGCCATTGATATAAGTTAAAAGCTGCCTCGTTTTCTTGCGCGAAACTTGCGGAACAAGTGACAGGTGAATAAATTTAGCTAGCGTCACTAAGATAGCTGCAATAGCCAAAATAATAATCGGCCACATCGTTATTCCACCTTTGCGCAATTCATCGATAAGCGTGTCTTCCGCTTCAACATACTTGGCTGCATCGCCTTCACTCGGATCAAATACAATCATACCCTTGCCAGTATCTAGCATGGGCTTGATCGCTTGATTCATCTGCACTTCTTCAGCGGGATCAACCGCTTGCACCGGCCTAACCGCTGGCTCATTGGATCCCAACTTCTGATCGACAAGACCTGCACTTTGACCATCCTCAGAGGCAAAAAGAACCACAGGTCCTAGAATGCCAAAACGTCCCTTGATCTCATCACCTGAATTACTGATCGCGTATCCGTCAAAAGTTGCTCCGCCACCAAGCTCGATAAGACGGTTGAGTGACTCATTGACCAACTCAATTTGCGCTTCAAATTTTTGAGCTGGAATCAAATTAGGGTTTTCAGGTGCCAGTTCCGCTTCACGTTGTACATGGGCATAACGCTTTAACTCACTGATATGAACTCGTGATTTAAAATTGCGCACATACTCGTCAAAAAGATTGGAGATAAAGGAATTTTCAGCTTCCCTTGCCTTGATCTCTCTCTTCAAGTTGCTGAGATCTAAGTTACGACTATCCAGGGTTCGAGACTCTTTTTTATATTGCTCATGCAATTCAATGAGTTCGTCCTCCAGCTTGTTAAGCTCTCGACTCATCGGAAGCTTTTCTTTTGTAATCGCTTCTCGAAGTTCCGACAATTTCAGCAGACTCACTTCTAAGTCTTTCTTCGATTGCTCAACCGCCTTGTTCATTTCGTTCTGAGCCGATGTCGCTGAAGGAACGCATGCGATGACTAAGAATCCTATAAACCGATAGATACTCACCTTCTTATTCATCCTCTTTTAACCTCTTCTTATTAATGAATTTCTGCGGGGATTGAAACAAACGCCGCTGTTTCCCGACCTTCCAAAACATTAATTGCTTTTGCTATATCTGCTGCGGATTCATTAGCTACCTGCCATTTCCATCCAGATGCACCATCTGGCCAACCTACACCTGCGAATTGACCATCATTTGAGACATAATAAGCCTGACCTATCCCCAAGTACAAGGTTCTCACCTCAGCTCTTTGTCCCTCTTGAAGCTCGCGAACTTCGTTAAAAGTATGAGAGTTCCGGTTAAATTTGTTTACTTCATTAAGGATACCAATGACATTTCCAAAGCGAACAGACAATGATAATTTGGTTTCATCGGGTTTTTGAGGCACTTTTTGCACCAATGGCCTCAACTTATCAGATAAAGGTGTCGGCATCATTGGAAGAAGCTTAGTCTTAACCATAGCTTCTAACTTTGCTATTTCCCCAGTAACTTGTTGAGAAGCCTCTTTAAGCTCCTCATTTTTGGATACAAACTCTTCGCGCTGTTTGTCTGCATCCGTAATCATTTCCTTGGCTTTTTCAATGCTCTCCTTGCGTTGCTTGATCTCATTTTTCAGAAGCTCGATCCGTCCCTCCAACATGCTTTTACCTAATTTCCAATCCTTGCGTTCTTGAGAAAGTAGGGTTTCTGTCTCAGCCCATTGCTTAATAGACTCCCGCGCAAGTTCTAACTGTATCCTAAAATCCTCTTCCTCTTGACTCCAAGCACTCGTTACACTTACCGTGCACAGCACAAACACCCATAAAGCTATGTTCCGTTTTTCCATTATTTTCATATTGTTAAACTCCTACTAGATACGACATATATGTGTAAGAAAAACTACCCCTTGGGTCCTACACCTTTGAGCAATATAGCTAGGACACTGCTGAAATATCGTGGCGCTTTGATGTCATCTGTGTGACAAAAAGATGACAAAATAGCTTTATACTTATTTTGGGATAAATAAATGCTCTACCCAATCCACACGAATTTCTCCTTTTCGAATATCAGCGCAGTCTCTAGTAAATGGTTATGTCTAGCGTGTTAATTATAGGAGCAGGTGGAGTGGGCCAGGTCGTCACCCACAAATGTGCTCAGCTTCCAGAAGTATTTAGTAAAATCACTCTTGCCAGCCGCACCAAATCGAAATGCGACAAAATCGCTTCTCAGCTCAATCGCCCGGTTGAGACTGCACAAGTGGATGCGGACAATGTCCATGAACTCGTCGCACTCATTAAAAAAGTTCAGCCTGAAATACTTATCCATGTCGCTCTTCCTTATCAGGACCTCCATATCATGGACGCTTGTTTGGAGACAGGAGTTACTTATCTCGATACGGCTAACTATGAGCCTAGAGATGAAGCCAAGTTTTGCTACAAATGGCAATGGGATTACCAGGACAAATTTAAAGATGCTGGCCTTCTGGCCCTTTTAGGCAGTGGATTTGATCCAGGAGTCACTAATGTCTTCACCGCGCATGCTGCCAAGCATCAATTTGATGAAATACACACTTTGGATATTATCGACTGTAATGCCGGAGATCACCAGCAGGCTTTTGCCACCAACTTTAATCCTGAAATCAATATCCGTGAAGTTACCGCCAAGGGCCGTTATTGGAAAAATCAAAACTGGATAGAAACGGAACCACTCTTTGAGAAAAAGGTCTTTGATTTTCCTGAGGGAATTGGCTCCAAAGATATGTATCTCATGTACCATGAAGAACTTGAATCCCTAACAAAGAATTTTCCTACACTCAAACAAGCGCGCTTCTGGATGACTTTTTCACAAAGCTACCTCACTCATCTTCAGGTCTTAGAAAACGTTGGAATGACTCGCATTGATCCTGTTTCATACCAAGGCACTGAGATTATTCCTTTACAATTTCTTAAAGCTCTCTTACCAGATCCTTCCAGCCTAGGACCTCTTACAAAAGGTAGGACCTGTATTGGTTGTTTGATCAAAGGGGTGAAAGACGGCAAAGATAAAACTTATTACATCTACAATATTTGTGATCATGAGGCAGCCTATCGAGAAACTCAGTCTCAGGCCATTTCCTATACCACAGGAGTACCTGCCATGATAGGAGCCAAAATGATTCTCGATAAATCTTGGTCTGGCACCGGTGTATTCAATATGGAAGACTTTGATCCAGATCCATTCATGACCGCGCTCAACCAATATGGGCTGCCCTGGAAAGAAACCATTCTCCCTAATGATTTTATTCTATAATTAGCCATCATGAGTCATCCACTCTCGGAAAAAGAAATTCAAAAACTCCCATCTCCCTGCTTTGTTGTTGACGAAACTTTAGTTCTAAAGAACCTCCAAACTCTGCAATCCGTTCAAGAAGCGACAGGAGCCCAGATCCTTCTCGCTCTCAAGGCTTTTTCGATGTTTAGCACCTTTCCATTACTCAAAAAAGTACTTCATGGAACGTGTGCTAGCAGCTTAAACGAGGCTCGACTTGGGCGAGAAGAATTCGATAAAGAAGTCCATACCTATTCGCCCGCTTATACCAAGAGTGAATTGGAAAAGATCCTACCCCTCTCCGATAAAGTGCTATTCAATTCCTTTGGTCAATGGGAAAAATTTCAAACAACCATCAAACCTTATCTCGACCAAGTTCTCTTCGGATTTCGCATTAACCCTCAGCATTCTGAGGGACAAACTGCCATTTATGATCCCTGCGCGCCCTGCTCACGTTTAGGGATCCCTGCGGATCAATTTGCCACTTATGTCTCTAAACACCCCAATACACTTGATGGGATCACAGGACTCCATTTTCATACCCTTTGTGAGCAAGACTCCTATGCCCTGGAGCGAACTCTCCAAGCTTTTGAAAATGCTTGCAGTCCTTATCTTAGTAAGATGAATTGGATTAATTTTGGAGGAGGTCACCACATCACCCGCTCGGATTATAACGTGGAACATCTTATCCAACTCATCAATTGCTTTAAAGAAAAGTATCAGGTTCAAATTTACCTAGAACCAGGAGAAGCTGTCGTCCTCCATACCGGCTTCTTCATCACAACTGTTTTAGACATCATCTCAAACGATAAGCAAATCGCAGTATTAGACACTTCTGCTGTTGCCCACTTACCAGATGTTTTAGAAATGCCTTATCAGCCTGAACTAGTCAACGCCGCCAAGGACTCGAGGTATCCTTATAAATACCTGTTGACAGGCTCAACCTGCTTAGCAGGAGACCTAATCGGTGAATACTCTTTTCCTGAAGAACTATCCATTGGACAAAGACTCATTTTTCTAGATATGGCTCACTACACCATGGTAAAGACTACCACTTTCAATGGGATCAACTTACCCAGCATCGCCCTCAAAAAAGCTGAAAGTGGTGAACTGAAAGTTGTCCGCTCTTTTAGTTATGAAGATTTTAAAGCCCGTCTTTCCTAGTTGTAGAAATGATGAGGCTTCAGTATGCTGGGGCATGCGAAATGCCACTAAATCATCTCTTGCAGCCATAACCTTAATATATCTTACTGTTATAGCCCCTCTTGGTCTGGATCACATCCAGGCCCAAACAACTAGCGGTACAACCTCTGAAGATGAAAACATCTCTGACCAAGCAAATAAAACTAACATTTGGCAAGCTTCTCTTACCTCTGGAAGCTACTCAGTCAGACTTACCATGGTAGCTTCTGTAAGCGAGCACGAGTACGTGGTGGACGGCGCAATGAAAGTAAATGAAGTCACTATTGATACAGCTGGATCGGTTACAGCTCGATTCTATTTTATTGAGCCCTATACACCAAACTCCCCTTCAAATGCCCTCGATAACTCCCTAGAACAAATCAAAGATCGTAGCCGCCAAGTCATGGAGCGGCTCGGACAAACAGAGCTGATCGAAAACACCGTCGTCAAAAACTACCCGACTACTACACATGCAAAAACAGTTGAATTTCGGTTAAGTAGCCAAGAAGAACTCCAAGCCCTCTACCGAAGCATTCAATCAGCCTTCCGCAGTGGTAAAGGCCGTGCCTTCACCATTGCTACTGAATAAGTCAGTCTAGCCTTATATTCTAAAGCGGCTATAGCAAACTGGCTCCTCCCGCTCCTAGACTATCGGCAAAAGCCTCCAAAGATTTTACGAAGCACCCTACTGCTTGAATCAAGTCTTGTTGGTATGATCCTGAGACATAGGTAACAGATAAAAAGGTAGAATGCCTTGGGAAGAAGTTACCGGAATGGATCAGAGAGAGAAGTTTGTGGTACTAGCCCAGAGTGAGCGTTATACGATAAGTGAGTTATGTGAGAGTTACGGGATATCGCGAAAGACAGGCTATAAATGGCTAAGGAGATATGCAGAGGGAGGCATAGGGGCAATGAAAGAAAGGAGTCGAGCCCCTAGGAGAGTTCCAAGTAGGACTGAGCGTGCCCTGGAGAGACTTATGATATCAGAGCGGCGAAAGCATAGCACGTCGGGAGGCAAAAAGACCCATTAGATATTAGAAAAATCTGAATTTGAAATGTTAAAAATAAATCCGAAGTCATATTAATTAATTTTCAAAATAGACGTTTTCTAATTAAACGGTGTGTCATAGAGATTGCTATCCTATTTGTGGGTGTAGTTCTTAGCCGATGGACAGGCGGTGGCTTGAGTTATTAGATAACTCCATCAAGCAAGCCATTGAAGACCTAAATCAGGCCAAGTTTTTAGAAACAAAAAATAG
This genomic window from Verrucomicrobiota bacterium contains:
- a CDS encoding biopolymer transporter ExbD — encoded protein: MKRFGLRESDGDEGGVDMSPLIDCVFILLIFFIVTTVFVEEKGVEVDKPQAAASASDENNSILIAITEDGRILHEQTNLGLSGIQSLVRRKIRQEDVPVIIQSDKNSNAGLMVRVIDEAKLGGATKVSIGTIN
- a CDS encoding helix-turn-helix domain-containing protein — translated: MPWEEVTGMDQREKFVVLAQSERYTISELCESYGISRKTGYKWLRRYAEGGIGAMKERSRAPRRVPSRTERALERLMISERRKHSTSGGKKTH
- a CDS encoding saccharopine dehydrogenase family protein; the encoded protein is MSSVLIIGAGGVGQVVTHKCAQLPEVFSKITLASRTKSKCDKIASQLNRPVETAQVDADNVHELVALIKKVQPEILIHVALPYQDLHIMDACLETGVTYLDTANYEPRDEAKFCYKWQWDYQDKFKDAGLLALLGSGFDPGVTNVFTAHAAKHQFDEIHTLDIIDCNAGDHQQAFATNFNPEINIREVTAKGRYWKNQNWIETEPLFEKKVFDFPEGIGSKDMYLMYHEELESLTKNFPTLKQARFWMTFSQSYLTHLQVLENVGMTRIDPVSYQGTEIIPLQFLKALLPDPSSLGPLTKGRTCIGCLIKGVKDGKDKTYYIYNICDHEAAYRETQSQAISYTTGVPAMIGAKMILDKSWSGTGVFNMEDFDPDPFMTALNQYGLPWKETILPNDFIL
- a CDS encoding biopolymer transporter ExbD, translated to MRRFGSSESDGDEADVDMSPLIDCVFILLIFFIVTTVFVEETGVEVNKPQAVSSVSLEKNSILIAITEEGDIVYGGNNIGVAGVQPLVRRMTRQENMPVIIQADQKGNAGLTVRVIDEAKLGGAIKISIATLN
- a CDS encoding MotA/TolQ/ExbB proton channel family protein → MNKKVSIYRFIGFLVIACVPSATSAQNEMNKAVEQSKKDLEVSLLKLSELREAITKEKLPMSRELNKLEDELIELHEQYKKESRTLDSRNLDLSNLKREIKAREAENSFISNLFDEYVRNFKSRVHISELKRYAHVQREAELAPENPNLIPAQKFEAQIELVNESLNRLIELGGGATFDGYAISNSGDEIKGRFGILGPVVLFASEDGQSAGLVDQKLGSNEPAVRPVQAVDPAEEVQMNQAIKPMLDTGKGMIVFDPSEGDAAKYVEAEDTLIDELRKGGITMWPIIILAIAAILVTLAKFIHLSLVPQVSRKKTRQLLTYINGGNFDQAKSYVAGFKGPMGEMLRAAVDHIREPKDLIEEVMFEVVMETKLKLQSFIAFVALSAAAAPLLGLLGTVTGMINTFKMITIYGTGDAKMLSGGISEALLTTKWGLIVAIPSVIAASYLNRKAKGIVDNMEKAAISFVNTISRRANGSVSVEAHEASDGRDASPTITIQTSPASSPNQILVPPISPMVPAGMVESEQSTKTKAVARSVPIPKTPKVAAGAGTSDEY
- the nspC gene encoding carboxynorspermidine decarboxylase, which encodes MSHPLSEKEIQKLPSPCFVVDETLVLKNLQTLQSVQEATGAQILLALKAFSMFSTFPLLKKVLHGTCASSLNEARLGREEFDKEVHTYSPAYTKSELEKILPLSDKVLFNSFGQWEKFQTTIKPYLDQVLFGFRINPQHSEGQTAIYDPCAPCSRLGIPADQFATYVSKHPNTLDGITGLHFHTLCEQDSYALERTLQAFENACSPYLSKMNWINFGGGHHITRSDYNVEHLIQLINCFKEKYQVQIYLEPGEAVVLHTGFFITTVLDIISNDKQIAVLDTSAVAHLPDVLEMPYQPELVNAAKDSRYPYKYLLTGSTCLAGDLIGEYSFPEELSIGQRLIFLDMAHYTMVKTTTFNGINLPSIALKKAESGELKVVRSFSYEDFKARLS
- a CDS encoding energy transducer TonB, encoding MQKKRSKTGLVFRWVAVLGAAAGMTLVVFLMLPIFQKIAGGLGKDRTIREVEMAQLPPPPPPPPEEEEPEPEEEEEPPPPQLDEEPPPLTLDQLELALNSGMGGVGGDFGMSLNIGDVVNKQMKEAGDKAFSMAELDKPAQAVFQGLPVYPPELQKKKLKGRAIITFIVGKDGRVQSPKAIKSDHPAFGKAAVDAVRKWKFEPGERDGKKVAMKMKVPISFVPPS
- a CDS encoding DUF3450 family protein, which codes for MKIMEKRNIALWVFVLCTVSVTSAWSQEEEDFRIQLELARESIKQWAETETLLSQERKDWKLGKSMLEGRIELLKNEIKQRKESIEKAKEMITDADKQREEFVSKNEELKEASQQVTGEIAKLEAMVKTKLLPMMPTPLSDKLRPLVQKVPQKPDETKLSLSVRFGNVIGILNEVNKFNRNSHTFNEVRELQEGQRAEVRTLYLGIGQAYYVSNDGQFAGVGWPDGASGWKWQVANESAADIAKAINVLEGRETAAFVSIPAEIH
- a CDS encoding MotA/TolQ/ExbB proton channel family protein: MISLEEAWGFWVQGEWSMLGLAGICFIMFILAVDVFLGLKEKRFKMPESKWGPWIRDPELGQGYLGDLIRFVMQSKNIAEIEKHFDEVRSTELRPFIGQLRFMKTCIAAAPLVGLLGTVIGMLVTFKSISSGSGGDQTMEAMANGISLALITTQAGLTVALPGYFVHYYLRRNVQKYEGFLAHLETQCTQFFYKESLQDKPTELTVS